In Pseudomonas fakonensis, one DNA window encodes the following:
- a CDS encoding proline--tRNA ligase, which yields MRTSQYLLATQKETPADAVVISHQLMLRAGMIRKLASGLYTWLPMGLRVMRKVENVVREEMNAAGALEVLMPSIQPAELWQESGRWEQYGPELLRLKDRHQRDFCVGPTHEEVITDLARNELSSYKQLPLNMYQIQTKFRDEIRPRFGLMRGREFIMKDAYSFHADQASLQETYDRMHQAYSNVFTRLGLDFRPVQADTGSIGGSYSHEFHVLASSGEDDVIFSDSSDYAANIEKAEAIPRETVRPAPAEELRLVDTPQAKTIAELVENHNLPIEKTVKTLIVRGAEEGKLIALVVRGDHELNEIKATKLEQVADPLVMATEADLRDAIGAGAGSLGPLNLPLECIIDRSVALMSDFAVGANIDDKHYFGVNWERDLPVPQVADIRNVVEGDPSPDGQGTLVIKRGIEVGHIFQLGTKYSEALKCQVLGENGKPVVLSMGCYGIGVSRVVAAAIEQSYDDKGIIWNDALAPFQIALVPLRYETDVVREATDKLYAALTAAGFEVLLDDRDKKTSPGIKFADMELIGIPHRIVVSDRGLADGNLEYKHRTEQDAQALPLNQVLTFLQARIRR from the coding sequence ATGCGCACCAGTCAATATTTGCTCGCCACCCAAAAAGAAACCCCGGCCGATGCAGTGGTCATCAGCCACCAGCTCATGCTGCGCGCCGGCATGATCCGCAAGCTGGCCTCCGGCCTGTACACCTGGCTGCCGATGGGCCTGCGGGTGATGCGCAAGGTCGAGAACGTGGTACGCGAGGAAATGAACGCCGCCGGCGCCCTGGAAGTGCTGATGCCGAGCATCCAGCCAGCAGAGCTGTGGCAGGAGTCCGGCCGCTGGGAGCAGTATGGCCCCGAGCTGCTGCGCCTGAAGGACCGCCACCAGCGCGACTTCTGCGTTGGCCCTACCCACGAAGAAGTCATCACCGACCTGGCCCGCAACGAGCTGTCCAGCTATAAACAGCTACCGCTCAACATGTACCAGATCCAGACCAAATTCCGCGACGAGATCCGCCCACGCTTCGGCCTGATGCGCGGGCGCGAATTCATCATGAAGGACGCCTACTCCTTCCATGCCGACCAGGCTTCCCTGCAGGAAACCTACGACCGCATGCACCAGGCGTACAGCAACGTGTTCACCCGCCTGGGCCTGGACTTCCGCCCCGTGCAGGCCGACACCGGCTCGATCGGCGGCAGCTACTCCCACGAGTTCCACGTACTGGCCTCGTCCGGCGAAGACGACGTGATCTTCAGCGACAGCTCCGACTACGCCGCCAACATCGAGAAGGCCGAAGCCATCCCGCGTGAGACCGTGCGCCCGGCGCCTGCCGAAGAGCTGCGCCTGGTCGATACGCCGCAGGCCAAGACCATCGCCGAACTGGTCGAAAACCACAACCTGCCGATCGAGAAGACCGTCAAGACCCTGATCGTGCGCGGCGCCGAAGAGGGCAAGCTGATTGCCCTGGTGGTACGCGGCGACCACGAACTCAACGAGATCAAGGCCACCAAGCTGGAACAGGTTGCCGACCCGCTGGTCATGGCTACCGAAGCCGACCTGCGTGACGCCATCGGCGCAGGCGCAGGCTCGCTGGGCCCGCTGAACCTGCCGCTGGAATGCATCATCGACCGTTCGGTCGCCCTGATGAGCGACTTCGCTGTCGGCGCCAACATCGACGACAAGCACTACTTCGGTGTGAACTGGGAGCGCGACCTGCCAGTCCCGCAGGTTGCCGACATCCGCAACGTCGTCGAAGGCGACCCGAGCCCGGACGGCCAGGGCACCCTGGTGATCAAGCGCGGCATCGAAGTGGGTCACATCTTCCAGCTCGGCACCAAGTACAGCGAAGCGCTGAAGTGCCAGGTACTGGGTGAAAACGGCAAGCCGGTGGTGCTGTCCATGGGCTGCTACGGCATTGGCGTGTCCCGCGTGGTTGCCGCTGCCATCGAGCAGAGCTACGACGACAAGGGCATCATCTGGAACGATGCCCTGGCGCCCTTCCAGATCGCCCTGGTACCGCTGCGCTACGAAACCGATGTAGTTCGCGAGGCCACCGACAAGCTGTACGCCGCACTGACTGCCGCGGGCTTTGAAGTACTGCTGGACGATCGTGACAAGAAAACCAGCCCCGGCATCAAGTTTGCCGACATGGAGCTGATCGGCATCCCGCACCGCATCGTCGTCAGCGACCGCGGCCTGGCCGACGGCAACCTGGAATACAAGCACCGCACCGAGCAGGATGCGCAGGCACTGCCGCTCAATCAAGTGCTGACCTTCCTGCAGGCCCGTATCCGCCGCTGA
- the mprF gene encoding bifunctional lysylphosphatidylglycerol flippase/synthetase MprF has translation MTAPTHDTQAPLTEALPAAAQHLPWLERLSKYRQPLGLAVTLLLFAMGLIACRHLLSELDIYALHDAILSVPVKSLLGALLATVVGFMILLGYEWSATRYAAVQLPPRTLLLGGFSAFAIGNAIGLSMLSGGSVRYRLYARQGLGAAEVARMTVFASLSLGCALPPLAAIATLSDLPSAATALRLPAPLLGGIAVAVLVLTVALVIGLSRRRLAEQPLADSLLVQFGRRTLRLPNGRLAALQLLITALDVAAAATVLYMLLPEAPPFGAFVLVYLLALAAGVLSHVPGGVGVFEAILLAAFANQLGAAPLAAALLLYRLIYVVLPLLLACVLLLANEARRLLFAQQAIRAASGLAAPVLAILVFLSGVVLLFSGATPEIDSRLEHMGFLIPHRLIDASHFGASLIGVLCLLLAQGLRRRLSAAWLLTTVLLLVGALLSLLKGFDWEEATLMCFTAALLALFRRSFYRPSRLLELPFSPVYLVASACVVGASVWLLLFAYQDVPYTHKLWWQFTLDADAPRGLRAALGSAVLLVIVALTWLLRTARPVIHLPTDDELQRANRILLASDQPDGGLALTGDKALLFHPSDNAYLMYARRGRSLVALYDPIGPAQERAEMIWQFRDLCDLHHARPVFYQVRAENLPFYMDIGLTAIKLGEEARVDLRRFDIEAKGKEMKDLRYTWNRGGRDGLSLEIHEPDHAPLAELKEISDAWLTGKNVREKGFSLGRFSPEYLQHFRIALIRFQGRPVAFANLLETHSNELASLDLMRAHPEAPKLTMEFMMVGLILHYKSHDYGRFSLGMVPLSGLQPRRGAPLTQRLGSMVFQRGEQLYNFQGLRRFKDKFQPDWEPRYMAVPAGLDPLVALADTAALIAGGLTGLVKR, from the coding sequence ATGACCGCCCCCACCCACGATACCCAGGCACCGCTCACCGAAGCACTGCCTGCGGCTGCGCAGCACTTGCCCTGGCTGGAACGCCTGAGCAAGTACCGTCAGCCCCTGGGCCTGGCCGTGACCCTGCTGCTGTTTGCCATGGGCCTGATTGCCTGCCGCCACCTGTTGAGCGAGCTGGACATCTACGCCCTGCACGACGCCATCCTCAGTGTGCCGGTCAAGTCGCTGCTCGGTGCACTGCTAGCCACCGTGGTGGGCTTCATGATCCTGCTGGGTTATGAATGGTCGGCCACCCGCTACGCCGCAGTGCAACTGCCACCACGCACACTGTTGCTGGGCGGTTTCAGTGCCTTCGCCATTGGCAATGCCATCGGCCTGTCGATGCTGTCGGGCGGCTCGGTGCGTTATCGCCTGTATGCACGCCAAGGGCTCGGGGCCGCCGAAGTGGCGCGTATGACCGTGTTCGCCAGCCTGTCCCTGGGCTGCGCGCTGCCACCCCTGGCGGCTATCGCCACCCTCAGCGACCTGCCATCCGCCGCCACCGCCCTGCGCCTGCCGGCACCGCTGCTGGGCGGTATCGCTGTAGCCGTGCTGGTGCTGACCGTGGCTCTGGTGATCGGCCTGAGCCGCCGTCGCCTGGCCGAGCAGCCGCTGGCAGACAGCCTGCTGGTGCAGTTCGGCCGCCGTACTCTGCGCCTGCCCAACGGCCGCCTGGCAGCGCTGCAACTACTGATCACCGCGCTGGACGTCGCCGCCGCTGCCACCGTGCTGTATATGCTGCTGCCCGAAGCACCGCCCTTCGGTGCCTTCGTGCTGGTCTACCTGCTGGCCCTTGCGGCAGGCGTGCTCAGCCATGTGCCCGGTGGTGTCGGCGTGTTCGAGGCCATCCTGCTGGCCGCCTTCGCCAACCAGCTGGGCGCCGCCCCCCTGGCTGCCGCACTGCTGCTGTACCGGCTGATCTACGTGGTGCTGCCACTGCTGCTGGCTTGCGTGCTGCTGCTGGCCAATGAAGCCCGCCGCCTGTTGTTCGCCCAGCAGGCGATCCGCGCCGCTTCCGGGCTGGCCGCACCCGTGCTGGCGATTCTGGTGTTCCTGTCGGGTGTGGTGCTGCTGTTTTCCGGCGCCACCCCGGAGATCGACAGCCGCCTGGAGCACATGGGCTTTCTGATCCCGCACCGGCTGATCGACGCTTCGCACTTCGGTGCCAGCCTGATCGGCGTGTTGTGCCTGCTGTTGGCCCAGGGCCTGCGCCGACGCCTGTCGGCGGCCTGGCTGCTGACCACCGTATTGCTGCTGGTGGGCGCGCTGCTGTCGCTGCTCAAGGGTTTCGACTGGGAAGAAGCCACGCTGATGTGCTTCACTGCTGCCCTGCTGGCACTGTTCCGGCGCTCGTTCTACCGCCCCAGCCGCCTGCTGGAGTTGCCGTTCTCGCCGGTTTACCTGGTGGCCAGCGCCTGCGTGGTTGGTGCCTCGGTGTGGCTGCTGCTGTTTGCCTACCAGGACGTGCCCTACACCCACAAGCTGTGGTGGCAGTTCACCCTCGACGCCGACGCCCCGCGCGGCCTGCGCGCCGCCCTGGGCAGCGCGGTGCTGCTGGTGATCGTCGCCCTGACCTGGCTGCTGCGCACCGCCCGCCCGGTGATCCACCTGCCTACCGATGACGAACTGCAACGAGCCAACCGCATCCTGCTGGCGTCCGACCAGCCCGATGGCGGCCTGGCCCTGACCGGCGACAAGGCGTTGCTGTTCCATCCCAGCGACAATGCCTACCTGATGTACGCCCGCCGTGGCCGCAGCCTGGTAGCCCTGTACGACCCGATCGGCCCGGCCCAGGAACGCGCCGAAATGATCTGGCAGTTCCGCGACCTGTGCGACCTGCACCACGCCCGCCCGGTGTTCTACCAGGTACGCGCCGAGAACCTGCCGTTCTACATGGACATCGGCCTGACCGCGATCAAGCTGGGCGAAGAGGCCCGTGTCGACCTGCGCCGCTTCGACATCGAGGCCAAGGGCAAGGAGATGAAAGACCTGCGTTACACCTGGAACCGCGGTGGCCGCGATGGCCTGAGCCTTGAGATCCACGAACCCGACCATGCACCGCTGGCAGAACTCAAGGAAATCTCCGACGCCTGGCTGACCGGCAAGAACGTGCGCGAGAAAGGCTTTTCCCTGGGCCGCTTCAGCCCCGAGTACCTGCAGCATTTTCGCATTGCACTGATTCGCTTCCAGGGCCGCCCGGTGGCCTTCGCCAACCTGCTCGAAACCCACAGCAACGAGCTGGCCAGCCTGGACCTGATGCGCGCCCACCCCGAGGCGCCGAAGCTGACCATGGAATTCATGATGGTTGGCCTGATTCTTCACTACAAGAGCCATGATTATGGCCGCTTCAGCTTGGGGATGGTCCCCCTTTCCGGCTTGCAGCCGCGCCGCGGCGCACCCTTGACCCAGCGTTTGGGTTCGATGGTGTTCCAGCGTGGTGAACAGCTTTACAACTTCCAGGGCCTGCGGCGCTTCAAGGACAAGTTCCAGCCGGACTGGGAACCTCGCTACATGGCCGTGCCGGCCGGGCTCGACCCGCTGGTGGCGCTGGCCGATACCGCTGCCCTGATCGCTGGCGGCCTGACTGGATTGGTGAAACGTTGA
- a CDS encoding OprD family porin — protein sequence MRVMKWSMIALAVAAGTSQMAIASSQDESKGFLEDSKLNVKTRMLYFSRDFRNDERDSNGNRQSRAEETGLGFLGTYESGFTQGTVGFGVDAIGMLGLKLDSGKGRAGTGLFPTGSDGRSQDDYSKGGAAAKFRISDTVLKVGDQFTALPVFATDDSRLLPEMAQGGLITSNEIKGLTLHAGRFTSLTGQAETNRDSLHLTEADVFGGTYAITDGLSTSLYYSRVEDHFRKYYGNINWALPLGDKQGLVFDFNIYDTKSIGDNRTGAWVTKADGSNKLDNIAASISAAYNIGAHTFTVAYQKVTGDGDYAYGIDGGGTVFLANSIARSDFNAEDEKSWQARYDLNFAEYGIPGLSFMTRYVRGTGATTRTTDNGMEWERDVDVKYVLQEGPAKDLSFRVRQATYRSSDGVYYGSSSIDELRLIVEYPLSIL from the coding sequence ATGCGCGTGATGAAGTGGAGCATGATCGCCCTGGCCGTTGCGGCGGGGACTTCGCAAATGGCAATCGCCTCTTCGCAGGATGAGTCCAAAGGCTTCCTCGAAGACAGCAAGCTGAACGTCAAGACCCGTATGCTGTATTTCAGCCGTGACTTCCGCAACGACGAGCGGGACTCCAACGGCAACCGCCAGAGCCGCGCAGAAGAAACCGGCCTCGGCTTCCTCGGCACTTACGAGTCCGGCTTCACCCAGGGCACCGTCGGCTTCGGCGTCGACGCCATCGGCATGCTGGGCCTGAAACTCGATAGCGGCAAGGGTCGCGCCGGCACCGGCCTGTTCCCCACCGGCAGCGACGGCCGCTCCCAGGACGACTACTCCAAAGGCGGTGCAGCAGCCAAGTTCCGCATCTCCGATACCGTGCTGAAAGTGGGTGACCAGTTCACCGCGCTGCCGGTGTTCGCCACCGACGACAGCCGCCTGCTGCCGGAAATGGCCCAGGGCGGCCTGATCACCAGCAACGAGATCAAGGGCCTGACTCTGCACGCCGGCCGCTTCACCAGCCTGACCGGGCAAGCCGAAACCAACCGTGACAGCCTGCACCTGACCGAAGCCGACGTCTTCGGTGGCACCTACGCCATCACCGACGGCCTCAGCACCAGCCTCTACTACTCGCGCGTCGAAGACCACTTCCGCAAGTACTACGGCAACATCAACTGGGCGCTGCCGCTTGGCGACAAGCAAGGCCTGGTGTTCGACTTCAACATCTATGACACCAAGTCGATCGGTGACAACCGCACCGGTGCCTGGGTCACCAAGGCTGACGGCAGCAACAAGCTCGACAACATTGCCGCCAGTATCTCGGCCGCGTACAACATTGGCGCGCACACCTTCACCGTGGCTTACCAGAAAGTCACCGGCGACGGCGACTATGCCTACGGCATCGACGGCGGCGGCACCGTGTTCCTCGCCAACTCCATCGCCCGTTCCGACTTCAACGCCGAAGACGAGAAGTCCTGGCAGGCCCGCTACGACCTGAACTTCGCCGAATACGGCATCCCGGGCTTGAGCTTCATGACCCGTTATGTCCGCGGTACCGGTGCCACCACCCGCACCACCGACAACGGCATGGAATGGGAACGCGACGTCGACGTGAAGTACGTGCTGCAAGAAGGCCCGGCCAAGGACCTGAGCTTCCGCGTCCGCCAGGCCACCTACCGCTCCAGCGACGGCGTGTACTACGGCTCCAGCTCGATCGACGAACTGCGCCTGATCGTCGAGTACCCGCTGAGCATCCTGTAA
- a CDS encoding Dps family protein, translated as MAIDIGISEEDRKSIVEGLSRLLSDTYVLYLKTHNFHWNVTGPSFRTLHLMFEEQYNELALAVDSIAERIRALGFPAPGSYAFYARHSSIKEEEGVPAADEMIRQLVQGQEAVVRTARSIFPVVGKVSDEPTADLLTQRMQVHEKTAWMLRVLLDGK; from the coding sequence ATGGCAATCGATATCGGTATCAGCGAAGAAGACCGCAAGTCCATCGTCGAAGGGCTGTCGCGCCTGTTGTCCGACACTTACGTGTTGTACCTGAAAACCCACAACTTCCACTGGAACGTCACCGGCCCGTCGTTTCGTACCCTGCACCTGATGTTCGAGGAGCAGTACAACGAACTGGCCCTGGCGGTTGACTCCATTGCCGAGCGTATCCGCGCCCTCGGCTTCCCGGCGCCGGGTTCTTATGCCTTCTATGCCCGCCACTCCTCTATTAAAGAAGAGGAAGGGGTGCCGGCGGCCGACGAAATGATCCGCCAACTGGTCCAGGGGCAGGAGGCGGTGGTGCGCACTGCACGCAGTATCTTCCCGGTGGTAGGCAAGGTCAGTGACGAGCCGACCGCCGACCTGCTGACCCAGCGCATGCAGGTGCACGAGAAAACCGCCTGGATGTTGCGGGTATTGCTCGACGGGAAATGA
- a CDS encoding cold-shock protein — translation MFKIVHLVTGVAALLLSLIPSLRTDATPLLQEPEAVYLALLGLLNLLLAPALPLYYKGMRQQLQRAASILLVAAVILQTITLLARPELGNLPALACATLATLLHLAAGLARSSRKPRAIQGGALDAGKRDTGTVKWFNTSKGFGFISRDSGDDIFVHFRAIRGEGHRVLVEGQRVEFSVMHRDKGLQAEDVVAVSRR, via the coding sequence ATGTTCAAGATCGTCCATCTGGTGACGGGCGTGGCTGCCTTGCTGCTATCGCTCATACCCAGCCTCAGAACCGACGCAACACCTTTGCTGCAAGAACCCGAGGCCGTCTACCTGGCCTTGCTCGGCCTGCTCAACCTGCTGCTCGCCCCTGCCCTGCCGCTGTACTACAAGGGCATGCGCCAGCAACTGCAACGCGCCGCCAGCATCCTGCTGGTGGCGGCGGTGATCCTGCAGACCATCACCCTGCTGGCACGCCCGGAGCTGGGCAACCTGCCGGCACTGGCCTGCGCCACGCTCGCCACCTTGCTGCACCTGGCCGCAGGCCTGGCCCGCAGCTCGCGCAAACCACGTGCAATCCAGGGCGGTGCGCTGGATGCTGGCAAACGCGATACCGGCACGGTGAAGTGGTTCAACACCTCCAAGGGCTTCGGCTTCATCTCGCGTGATTCGGGTGACGATATCTTCGTGCACTTTCGCGCCATCCGCGGCGAAGGCCACCGTGTCCTGGTCGAAGGCCAGCGCGTGGAGTTTTCGGTGATGCACCGCGACAAAGGCCTGCAGGCCGAAGACGTGGTCGCGGTCTCACGCCGCTGA
- a CDS encoding ribbon-helix-helix domain-containing protein: MNDGVRGVDGGVRQGQRAGKPSIDPFRADFDMAQAGPVSRSVRLNGFATCLRLEVVYWRILERIALANHCSVSAVLSYLDREVHLRHGGVRNFSGLVRVICVAWLQEAPDAD; this comes from the coding sequence ATGAATGACGGGGTGCGCGGGGTCGATGGCGGTGTCAGGCAGGGGCAGCGGGCAGGCAAGCCCAGTATCGACCCGTTCAGGGCCGACTTCGACATGGCGCAGGCCGGGCCGGTCTCACGTTCGGTGCGCTTGAACGGCTTTGCCACCTGCCTGCGCCTGGAGGTGGTCTACTGGCGCATCCTCGAGCGCATCGCCCTGGCCAATCACTGCTCGGTCAGCGCTGTATTGTCATACCTGGACCGTGAAGTGCACCTGCGCCATGGCGGGGTGCGCAATTTCAGCGGCCTGGTGCGGGTCATCTGCGTGGCCTGGCTGCAGGAAGCACCCGACGCCGACTGA
- a CDS encoding SlyX family protein: MSLEMRIVELETRQAFQDDTIQELNDVVVEQGRVIERLQLQMAELIKRYEDMVGQYGGGGEEPPPPHY, encoded by the coding sequence ATGTCGCTTGAAATGCGCATCGTCGAACTGGAAACCCGTCAGGCATTCCAGGATGACACCATTCAGGAACTTAACGACGTGGTGGTCGAGCAGGGGCGGGTGATCGAGCGCCTGCAACTGCAGATGGCCGAGCTGATCAAGCGTTACGAAGACATGGTCGGCCAGTACGGCGGGGGCGGGGAGGAGCCTCCACCCCCCCATTACTGA
- a CDS encoding HIT family protein — protein sequence MFTLDSRLQQDSLLLGELPLCSLLLSKDANYPWFILVPRRADVSELFDLDEADQRQLWEESTALAEALKDAFAADKMNVATLGNVVSQLHMHVIVRRRDDAAWPAPVWGKVPAIGYTNEQVEGIRLHIAKLLGESFKEA from the coding sequence GTGTTCACCCTCGATTCGCGTCTGCAACAGGATTCCCTGCTACTGGGCGAGCTGCCGCTGTGCAGCCTGTTGCTGAGCAAGGACGCCAACTACCCCTGGTTCATCCTGGTGCCGCGGCGTGCCGATGTCAGTGAACTGTTCGACCTCGATGAAGCCGACCAGCGCCAGTTGTGGGAAGAAAGCACGGCGCTGGCCGAGGCACTCAAGGATGCGTTCGCCGCCGACAAGATGAACGTTGCCACTCTCGGCAATGTAGTCAGCCAGTTGCATATGCATGTGATCGTCCGCCGTCGTGATGACGCTGCCTGGCCTGCGCCGGTGTGGGGCAAGGTGCCAGCTATCGGTTATACCAACGAGCAGGTCGAAGGTATTCGCTTGCACATCGCCAAGCTGCTTGGCGAAAGCTTCAAGGAGGCCTGA
- a CDS encoding FmdB family zinc ribbon protein, translating into MPLYDYQCGACAHQFEALQKISAAPLSDCPACQAPALKKLLSVPGFRLSGNGWYETDFKTGAKKNLAGGDKAD; encoded by the coding sequence ATGCCCCTTTACGACTATCAATGTGGCGCCTGCGCGCACCAGTTCGAGGCCCTGCAGAAGATCAGCGCCGCGCCGCTGAGCGATTGCCCGGCGTGCCAGGCACCCGCGTTGAAAAAACTGCTGTCGGTCCCCGGCTTTCGCCTGAGCGGCAACGGCTGGTACGAGACCGACTTCAAGACCGGGGCAAAAAAGAACCTGGCAGGCGGCGACAAGGCTGACTGA
- the aspS gene encoding aspartate--tRNA ligase produces MMRSHYCGQLNESLDGQEITLCGWVHRRRDHGGVIFLDIRDREGMAQVVFDPDRAETFANADRVRSEYVVQITGKVRRRPEGAVNPNMASGGIEVLGYELNVLNEAETPPFPLNEYSDVGEETRLRYRFIDLRRPEMADKLRLRSRITSSIRRFLDENGFLDVETPILTRATPEGARDYLVPSRTHAGSFFALPQSPQLFKQLLMVAGFDRYYQIAKCFRDEDLRADRQPEFTQIDIETSFLDEAEIMGLTEGMIRKLFKEVLDLEFGEFPHMTFEEAMRRYGSDKPDLRIPLELVDVADQLKDVDFKVFAGPANDPKCRVTALRLPGGASMPRSKIDEYTKFVGIYGAKGLAYIKVNERAKGVEGLQSPIVKNIPEANLNNILDRVGAVDGDIVFFGADKFKVVSEALGALRIRLGHDFELLTCKWAPMWVVDFPMFEENEDGSFSALHHPFTAPKCSPEELEANPGAALSRAYDMVLNGTELGGGSIRIHRKEMQQAVFRLLGIEAAEQEEKFGFLLDALKFGAPPHGGLAFGLDRLVMLMTGAQSIREVIAFPKTQSAADVMTQAPGQVDAKALRELHIRLREQTKVE; encoded by the coding sequence ATGATGCGCAGCCATTATTGCGGCCAACTGAACGAGAGCCTGGACGGCCAGGAAATCACCCTTTGCGGTTGGGTCCATCGTCGCCGCGACCACGGCGGGGTGATCTTCCTCGATATCCGTGACCGCGAAGGCATGGCCCAGGTCGTGTTCGACCCGGATCGCGCCGAAACCTTCGCCAACGCCGACCGCGTGCGCAGCGAATACGTCGTGCAGATCACCGGCAAGGTGCGCCGCCGCCCTGAAGGCGCGGTCAACCCGAACATGGCCTCCGGTGGCATCGAAGTGCTGGGCTACGAGCTGAACGTGCTCAACGAAGCCGAAACCCCGCCGTTCCCGCTGAACGAATATTCCGACGTCGGCGAAGAAACCCGCCTGCGCTACCGCTTCATCGACCTGCGTCGCCCGGAAATGGCCGACAAGTTGCGCCTGCGTTCGCGCATCACCAGCAGCATCCGCCGCTTCCTCGACGAAAACGGCTTCCTCGACGTCGAAACGCCGATCCTGACCCGCGCAACGCCCGAAGGCGCCCGCGACTACCTGGTACCCAGCCGTACCCACGCCGGCAGCTTCTTCGCCCTGCCGCAGTCGCCGCAGCTGTTCAAGCAGTTGCTGATGGTGGCCGGCTTCGACCGCTACTACCAGATCGCCAAGTGCTTCCGCGACGAAGACCTGCGTGCCGACCGCCAGCCGGAATTCACCCAGATCGACATCGAGACCAGCTTCCTTGATGAAGCCGAGATCATGGGCCTGACCGAAGGCATGATCCGCAAGCTGTTCAAAGAGGTCCTGGACCTGGAGTTCGGCGAATTCCCGCACATGACCTTCGAAGAGGCCATGCGCCGCTACGGGTCGGACAAGCCTGACCTGCGCATCCCGCTGGAGCTGGTCGACGTTGCCGACCAATTGAAAGACGTCGACTTCAAGGTCTTCGCCGGCCCCGCCAACGACCCGAAATGCCGCGTCACCGCTCTGCGCCTGCCAGGCGGCGCCAGCATGCCGCGCAGCAAGATCGACGAGTACACCAAGTTCGTCGGCATCTACGGTGCCAAGGGCCTGGCCTACATCAAGGTCAACGAGCGCGCCAAAGGCGTCGAAGGCCTGCAGTCGCCGATCGTCAAGAACATCCCTGAGGCCAACCTCAACAACATCCTCGACCGCGTGGGCGCTGTCGACGGCGACATCGTGTTCTTCGGTGCCGATAAGTTCAAGGTGGTCAGCGAAGCCCTGGGCGCGCTGCGTATCCGCCTGGGCCACGACTTCGAGCTGCTGACCTGCAAGTGGGCGCCGATGTGGGTGGTCGACTTCCCGATGTTCGAAGAAAACGAAGACGGCAGCTTCAGCGCGCTGCACCACCCGTTCACCGCGCCGAAATGCTCGCCGGAAGAGCTCGAGGCCAACCCGGGCGCCGCCCTGTCCCGTGCCTACGACATGGTCCTGAACGGCACCGAGCTGGGTGGCGGTTCGATCCGTATCCACCGTAAGGAAATGCAGCAAGCGGTGTTCCGCCTGCTGGGCATCGAGGCGGCGGAACAGGAAGAGAAGTTCGGCTTCCTGCTCGACGCCCTGAAGTTCGGCGCACCACCCCACGGTGGCCTGGCCTTCGGCCTGGACCGCCTGGTCATGCTGATGACCGGCGCCCAGTCGATCCGTGAAGTGATCGCCTTCCCGAAAACCCAGAGCGCCGCCGATGTGATGACCCAGGCCCCAGGCCAGGTCGACGCCAAGGCCTTGCGCGAGCTGCACATCCGTCTGCGCGAGCAGACCAAGGTCGAGTGA
- the dinB gene encoding DNA polymerase IV — MPQRKIIHIDCDCFYAAIEMRDDPRLAGRPMAVGGQPGQRGVIATCNYEARAYGVRSAMASGHALKLCPDLEIVKPRFEAYKEASREIHTIFRDYTDLIEPLSLDEAYLDVTDSQWFAGSATRIAEDIRKRVARQLHITVSAGVAPNKFLAKIASDWRKPNGLFVITPDQVEAFVAELPVARLHGVGKVTAEKLSRLGIDTCLSLRDWSRLALVREFGSFGERLWGLARGIDERAVHNDSRRQSVSVENTYDHDLPDLPSCLEKLPDLLASLNERIARMDSSYRPDKPFVKVKFHDFTQTTMEQAGAGRDLDSYRQLLSQAFARGGKPVRLLGVGVRLRDLRGAHEQLELFGE; from the coding sequence ATGCCCCAGCGCAAGATCATCCATATAGATTGTGACTGTTTCTACGCAGCCATCGAGATGCGTGATGACCCGCGCCTGGCCGGCCGGCCCATGGCCGTGGGCGGTCAGCCGGGCCAGCGCGGGGTCATCGCTACCTGTAACTACGAGGCGCGGGCCTATGGCGTGCGTTCGGCCATGGCGTCGGGGCATGCATTGAAGCTGTGCCCTGACCTTGAGATCGTCAAACCGCGTTTCGAAGCCTATAAAGAGGCCTCGCGGGAGATCCATACGATCTTTCGCGATTACACCGACCTGATCGAGCCGCTGTCGCTGGACGAGGCTTACCTGGACGTCACCGACAGCCAGTGGTTTGCCGGCAGTGCCACGCGCATCGCCGAGGACATCCGTAAACGGGTCGCCCGTCAGTTGCATATCACGGTGTCGGCAGGGGTCGCACCTAACAAGTTCCTGGCCAAGATCGCCAGCGACTGGCGCAAGCCCAACGGCCTGTTCGTCATCACTCCCGATCAGGTGGAAGCGTTCGTTGCCGAGTTGCCGGTCGCGCGCCTGCACGGGGTGGGCAAGGTCACGGCCGAAAAGCTCTCGCGCCTGGGTATTGATACCTGCCTGTCGTTGCGCGACTGGTCAAGGCTGGCGCTGGTGCGCGAGTTCGGCAGTTTCGGTGAGCGGCTATGGGGGTTGGCGCGGGGTATCGACGAGCGCGCGGTGCACAACGACAGCCGGCGGCAATCGGTGAGCGTCGAGAACACCTACGACCACGACCTGCCAGACTTGCCCAGTTGCCTTGAGAAACTGCCCGACCTGCTGGCGAGCCTGAATGAGCGGATTGCCCGCATGGACAGCAGCTACCGCCCGGACAAGCCCTTCGTGAAGGTGAAGTTCCATGACTTCACTCAGACAACCATGGAGCAGGCCGGGGCAGGCCGTGACCTGGACAGCTATCGGCAGTTGCTCAGCCAGGCGTTTGCCCGGGGCGGCAAGCCGGTACGGCTGTTGGGGGTAGGGGTGAGGCTGAGGGATTTACGCGGGGCCCATGAACAGCTGGAGCTGTTCGGCGAGTAA